The following are encoded in a window of Arctopsyche grandis isolate Sample6627 chromosome 4, ASM5162203v2, whole genome shotgun sequence genomic DNA:
- the Surf1 gene encoding surfeit locus protein 1, which translates to MFRMWRVSTPLIQNFNQIRYQSTRRRFAPQEQTDYIKWLLLTIPVTSFGLGCWQVRRREWKVNLIKVLEEKTNSEPIDFPEDLWELNMLEYCPVKVTGHFLHDKEFVIGPRALIEKGGSMSGGSIISSSSKNQGFVVITPFQLKDRKEIIMINRGWVPPKMKMPADRPEGQINYEVEIIGTVRSNEKRPTFVPKNIPEKGMWFYKNLDEMAVIAGSAPVLLDARGTNDVLKGWPIPNQTRVTYRNEHFAYLVTWFSLSAFTTWMWVRKFVYKLR; encoded by the exons atgtttcGGATGTGGCGTGTGTCAACacctttaattcaaaattttaatcaaattaggTATCAATCAACCAGACGGCGATTTGCCCCACAAGAACAAACAGATTATATAAAATGGCTTTTACTG acaATACCGGTTACATCGTTCGGCTTGGGGTGCTGGCAAGTGAGACGCCGAGAATGGAAAGTAAATCTTATAAAAGTATTGGAAGAAAAAACTAACAGTGAACCCATCGATTTTCCAGAAGA ccTTTGGGAGCTGAATATGCTGGAATACTGTCCAGTTAAAGTGACAGGTCATTTCCTACACGATAAAGAATTTGTGATAGGCCCACGGGCTCTAATCGAAAAAGGTGGTAGCATGTCAGGAGGTTCCATCATATCAAGTTCATCAAAAAATCAAGGATTTGTAGTCATTACACCATTCCAACTTAAAGATAGAAA GGAGATTATTATGATAAATAGAGGATGGGTACCACCAAAGATGAAAATGCCAGCCGATAGACCCGAAGGGCAAATTAATTACGAAGTTGAGATCATAGGAACTGTAAGAAGTAATGAAAAACGCCCTACATTCGTACCGAAAAATATCCCCGAAAAAGGAATGTGGTTCTACAA GAATCTAGATGAGATGGCAGTTATAGCAGGATCTGCGCCAGTTTTATTAGATGCAAGAGGAACTAATGATGTACTCAAAGGCTGGCCAATACCTAACCAGACCAGAGTGACATACCGCAATGAGCATTTCGCCTATCTTGTCACTTGGTTCAGTTTATCTGCATTTACCACTTGGATGTGGGTtcggaaatttgtttataagCTACGCTAA
- the Sirt6 gene encoding sirtuin 6: MSCSYADGLSPYAHKGILGAAEKFDSPQTLKEKCETLTQWIKESKYIVIHTGAGISTSAGIPDFRGPNGVWTLEEKGLKPDINISFNDAKPTATHMALRKLIEDDVIHYVISQNIDGLHLKSGIPRSHMAELHGNMFVDQCNICKRQFVRSSPAPTVGQKSVGKPCHGERSSGRLCRGKLHDTILDWEHSLPDDDLDMADMVTSIADLSICLGTTLQIVPSGNLPLNTLRYGGKLVVCNLQPTKHDNKADLIINSYVDEILQHIMTNLDKKIPEYNREMDPTKSCDIHEWTISKQQLKQTRTLFKKQCDGVSKKRVLVKKSQPVQKSQIKNKKIKKENDVTKVCVKDTLRDCKILPMIDIPKIIKHEIIVDECMDDTNKSESIKENVIKTEIKISNDKVDNFITDVDSKVDTITQNLTNVT, translated from the exons ATGTCTTGTTCTTACGCCGATGGATTATCTCCATATGCTCATAAAGGGATACTGGGTGCTGCAGAG AAATTTGATTCACCTCAAACTCTAAAAGAAAAGTGTGAAACCCTTACTCAATGGATAAAAGAGTCTAAATATATCGTGATCCACACTGGTGCTGGTATAAGTACCTCTGCTGGGATTCCAGATTTTCG aGGACCTAATGGTGTTTGGACTTTGGAAGAAAAAGGATTGAAACCTGATATCAACATTTCATTTAACGATGCAAAACCTACTGCTACACACATGGCGCTAAGGAAATTAATCGAAGACGATGTGATACACTATGTCATTAGCCAAAATATTGACGGGCTTCACTTAAAATCAGGTATCCCTCGATCACATATGGCTGAATTACATGGAAATATGTTTGTTGatcaatgtaatatttgtaaacg TCAATTTGTGAGATCATCTCCAGCTCCAACTGTTGGACAAAAATCTGTTGGAAAACCATGTCACGGCGAAAGGTCTAGCGGGCGGTTGTGTCGAGGAAAACTACATGATACAATTTTAGATTGGGAGCACAGTTTACCCGATGATGATTTGGATATGGCCGATATGGTAACGAG CATTGCTGATCTGAGTATTTGCCTTGGCACCACTTTGCAAATTGTTCCGAGTGGCAATTTACCACTAAATACATTGAGATATGGAGGAAAATTAGTTGTATGCAATCTTCAACCTACGAAACac GATAACAAAGCTGATCTTATTATTAACAGTTATGTTGATGAGATTTTACAACATATAATGACAAATTTAGATAAGAAAATACCAGAATATAACCGTGAAATGGATCCTACTAAGTCATGTGATATTCATGAATGGACAATAAGTAAACAACAATTGAAACAAACTcggacattatttaaaaaacagtGTGATGGTGTTTCAAAAAAACGCGTGttagtaaaaaaatcacaaccCGTTCAGAAATctcagattaaaaataaaaaaatcaagaaaGAAAATGATGTAACCAAAGTATGTGTTAAAGATACTTTACGTGATTGCAAAATATTGCCAATGAtagacattcccaaaataataaaacacgaAATTATCGTTGATGAATGTATGGACGACACAAATAAGAGTGAATCGATCaaagaaaatgtaataaaaactgaaattaaaatttcgaaCGACAAGGTGGATAATTTTATTACTGACGTTGATTCCAAAGTAGATACGATTACACAAAATTTAACAAACGTTACATGA
- the LOC143911018 gene encoding immediate early response 3-interacting protein 1, producing MFTLWSLFEASLLCLNAICILNENRFLSKVGWGSTNQTTQGYGDQPTFKGQILNLIHSIRTVTRIPLIFLNIIAIFFKLLLG from the exons ATGTTCACGCTTTGGAGTCTCTTTGAAGCCTCTTTGCTTTGTTTAAATGCTATTTGCATTCTAAATGAAAACAGATTTTTGTCAAAAG ttggcTGGGGAAGCACTAATCAGACGACTCAAGGCTATGGAGATCAACCCACTTTTAAaggacaaattttaaatttgattcattCCATTAGAACTGTTACCAGAA TACCTTTGATATTTCTCAACATTATTGCAATATTCTTCAAGTTGCTACTGGGATAG
- the LOC143910726 gene encoding uncharacterized protein LOC143910726, with protein sequence MNKFTVCALVALLACAAAEPPSGYNYNRPSGGGGGGGFSSGGFSSGGFSSGGGSGLIGGGGYTAVSSGYQTSEGQQVDPVLLEQIKQILLREESQSGGGGGGGHGGISSPSSSYGVPSSSYGVPSYNSRVVGIEIGQVQPALQVAQYEQHGGSSGGGYPAARPSGSYGAPY encoded by the coding sequence TGTGCTCTGGTGGCCCTTTTGGCGTGCGCTGCTGCTGAGCCTCCATCAGGCTACAACTACAACAGGCCATCaggtggtggtggtggcggAGGATTCTCGAGTGGAGGATTCTCAAGTGGAGGATTCTCAAGCGGTGGAGGATCAGGACTTATCGGAGGCGGTGGATACACCGCAGTCAGCTCCGGCTACCAGACCTCAGAAGGCCAACAAGTCGACCCCGTCCTCCTCGAACAGATTAAACAGATCCTCCTCAGAGAAGAATCCCAATCTGGAGGCGGTGGTGGTGGCGGCCATGGTGGCATTTCATCTCCCTCATCATCATACGGAGTACCTTCCTCGTCCTATGGCGTGCCCTCTTACAACAGCAGGGTCGTAGGAATCGAGATTGGACAGGTCCAACCAGCCCTCCAAGTCGCCCAATACGAACAACACGGAGGATCCTCCGGTGGTGGCTACCCAGCAGCGCGCCCATCAGGCTCATACGGTGCCCCTTACTAA